AGAAAAAGACATCTATAAGGCCGTCGTTATTAAAATCTCCAGCTCCTATACCTGCACCATTATAAAAGTACATATACCTAAATATGTTTAGGTCATTGCTGGGAGTGATTTCATTGTTAAATGTAATACCAGTTTTTTCACTGGTAAGAAGTTCAAAAAGTACTGGCTCTTTTTTGGCATTACAGCCAAATAAGAGTAAGCTCAAAGCAGTTAATTTGAACCAATTATTCATTCAATAGATAAAATAGAGGTTGCTTATTATTTCTAGCTGCTACGAGTATATTCTTATTGCGAAGTGTGACAAAATTAAGGTCTTTTACTTCACCGGGTAGGTTTAAGCCAGAACTGGTAGATGGGACAAAGTTGTTTTTACCGTCATTTATTAATAAAGATCCTCTACTGGCATCCAATGTGTTAAACTGTGGTATCATATTTCTTGAATTCCCTGCAAGTATTATATCTCCAAAGCTATCGCCGTTAACATCTTTAATGGTAATAGCTTTAATACATGCTAACTGTACTTCTGTAGGTAATTCACGTACTGTAAATGTTCCATCACCATTATTAAGGGCTATAATAGATTTTAAGTAGTTAACCTCTAAGGTTTTTGAGTTCTCAAGGGCTTTGTTGCCAAAGAGGTCAGCTAGAGATTTATCTGCATAATCTGCATGTTTGAGGTTATTGCTTTTTAAAGCAGGGAATTGGTCCATCATCTCTCTTTTTAGAAATACGGGCACGTCCCTTCCATTAATTGTTTTTGTCATTACTTTATCGGTGGTGCCATTTCCGTCAAAGTCATAAACAAACATCTTAATTGGCTTTTCTTGATTTACTTTGAGCGAAAAGTTTTGACCAATGTTTCCAAGTACTAAATCTATATCGCCGTCATTGTCGAGGTCTGAACTTGTTATTGCACCCCAAAAACCATATAGGTTTTCAAGGCCATTTTCTATGCGATCGAATTTTCCAGCTTTAAAACGATAAGTTATGGGCTCCATCCAATCTCCTACAATTGTCAACTCTTTAGACTTGTCGCCATCTATATCAGACCATGTGGCTGAAGTAACCATACCTAATGTTTGAAAATCAGGGTTTAGAGATTTTGAGACATCCGTAAATTTTCCATTACCCTCATTTTGATAGATAAAAGATGGTGGGATGGTACCGTATTGCTTTGGGAATGACCTACTTCCTACAAAAAGATCAAGGTCGCCATCAAGGTCATAATCAATAGGTAAGACCGTGGAGGTATTATACGTATTCCCAGGTATCGCTTTTAAATCGTATTTAAAGTTTGCTTTACCATCATTAATATAAAGACGGTCTTTTAATTCTATGGAGCCAGTTTCGGCCTCATTTCCGCCAGTTCCAAAATATATATCGGGATGTCCATCTCCATTAGCATCGAAAATGGCAACAGAAATGTCTTCAAATGGTGCAAAGATTTCTAAATCATTCTGCTTTGATTTTTGAAAGCCTTTTTCGTTTTGTAAGTAAATTTGGCTTGCTTGGTTTTTGCTTCCGCAAATGACTATATCTTCTAATTTATCACCATTTAAGTCGCCAATTGCCATGCTCGGTCCTTCTGCAGAGAGTTTAAATGGAATGTTTTTCTCAAAGTAGTAATCTTCATATTGGTTTTCCAGATGAGCCTCTATGTCAAACTGGATAGGAGTGAAAGTATTTTTGATAGAGGCCGTTTTCGGTATGTTTTTATTTTTTTCTACTAAACTATAGTCTACGGTATAAAGGCTATCTGACTTTACCTGATAGAACTTACTAATGGTATTGTTTGGCCAGATAATTTCTGTAGAGTCTATTTCCGTCCAATCTCCTAAACCAAAAGTTAATGGATATGCCGTACTTGACTGAAAGCCCCTACTAGGCATTAATTGTTTGGTAAGAACTTCATCATTATTGTATAGGTTAACTAC
This sequence is a window from Arcticibacterium luteifluviistationis. Protein-coding genes within it:
- a CDS encoding VCBS repeat-containing protein; protein product: MKTLLSLFLLFALFSCKSEKHNTLFELKDNDEIGISFINQVNNTEDQNIFNYRNFYNGGGVAIGDINNDGLADIYFTANQGSNKLYINQGDFHFQDITENSGTSLDKQWSTGVIMVDINADGLLDIYVCNAGYQKTVGQENALFINNGDLTFTEKASEYGLADSGYTTHAAFFDYDLDGDLDVYILNNSFIPVNTLNNANNRDLRAENWPVKDFLKGGGDKLLRNDSQYNGENELIPSFVDVSEEAGIFGSLIGFGLGVTVGDVNNDHYPDIYVSNDFYEKDYLYINQKDGSFKEDIENRIGHTSFASMGADMADINNDGYPEIFVTDMLPKEEQRLKTTTAFDSHYAYSLRLQRGFYHQYMQNTLQLNNGKGEFSEIANYSGLEASDWSWGALIFDADNDRNSDIYICNGIQHDVIDQDFIDFFADEVSQNMANSGKKESIKNILAHMPKKPINNLFFKNEGGLAFKEEKNWTPDIPSFSNGASYADLDNDGDLDLVVNNVNQAAFIFQNNSSTQNHYITYKIKGFGQNTFAIGAVVNLYNNDEVLTKQLMPSRGFQSSTAYPLTFGLGDWTEIDSTEIIWPNNTISKFYQVKSDSLYTVDYSLVEKNKNIPKTASIKNTFTPIQFDIEAHLENQYEDYYFEKNIPFKLSAEGPSMAIGDLNGDKLEDIVICGSKNQASQIYLQNEKGFQKSKQNDLEIFAPFEDISVAIFDANGDGHPDIYFGTGGNEAETGSIELKDRLYINDGKANFKYDLKAIPGNTYNTSTVLPIDYDLDGDLDLFVGSRSFPKQYGTIPPSFIYQNEGNGKFTDVSKSLNPDFQTLGMVTSATWSDIDGDKSKELTIVGDWMEPITYRFKAGKFDRIENGLENLYGFWGAITSSDLDNDGDIDLVLGNIGQNFSLKVNQEKPIKMFVYDFDGNGTTDKVMTKTINGRDVPVFLKREMMDQFPALKSNNLKHADYADKSLADLFGNKALENSKTLEVNYLKSIIALNNGDGTFTVRELPTEVQLACIKAITIKDVNGDSFGDIILAGNSRNMIPQFNTLDASRGSLLINDGKNNFVPSTSSGLNLPGEVKDLNFVTLRNKNILVAARNNKQPLFYLLNE